TTTATTTGATAATTATGAGATCGATCCGTCCAACTTTGGTAAGAACACGCCGCTGGCAGCGTATTTAAAGACCATCGGTGAGCAGGCGTTCGGAATGATGCTCCCGGTATTGGCCGGATATATTGCCATGAGCATTGCGGACCGTCCCGGTCTGGCGGCTGGTTTCGTAGGCGGCCTGATCGCGAAGATGGGCGCGACCTTTGCAAACCCGGCGGGCGGCGATGTGAACGCCGGATTCCTGGGGGCTCTGTTTGCAGGCTTTGTAGGCGGTTATATTATCCTGGGCTTGAAGCGGTTGTTCAGCAAGCTGCCCAAATCCTTGGAAGGCATCAAGCCGGTGCTTCTATATCCGGTGATCGGTATCTTCCTGACAGCTGTGGTAACGACCTTTATCAATCCTTATATGGGTATGATCAACGACGGTCTGACCGGTCTGTTAAACAGCATGGGCGGCACCAGCCGCGTAGTGCTTGGCATGGTAGTGGCAGGAATGATGTCCGTGGATATGGGCGGCCCGGTGAACAAGGCGGCTTATGTGTTTGGTACGGCGCAGCTTGCAGAGGGCAACTTCGAGGTGATGGCTGCCGTTATGGCGGGCGGCATGGTCCCGCCGCTGGCGATCGCGCTGTGCTCCACCTTCTTTAAAAAGAAATTCACGGAGAAAGAGCGCCAGTCCGGCCTTGTAAACTATATCATGGGATTTTCCTTTATCTCCGAAGGAGCAATCCCCTTTGCAGCTCAGGACCCGCTGCGTGTGATCCCTTCCTGCGTTGTCGGTTCCGCTCTGGCGGGCGGCCTGTCCATGTTCCTGGGCTGCACCCTGCGGGCGCCTCACGGCGGTATCTTCGTGCTGCCGACGATTGGAAATCCGCTTGGATATCTGGCTGCTGTCTTGATTGGTTCGGCAGTTGGTTGTATAATATTAGCAGCACTTAAGAAAAACGTGGAAGAATAGGAGATTATTATGATACGATGCTGCATATTTGATCTGGACGGGACCCTTTTAAATACGCTGGAGGCCCTGAACTACACTGTGAACCTGGTCATGGAACATTTCGGCTACGGCCCGGTGGACGAGGCCCATATGAAAAAGTTTGTGGGAGACGGTTACAAGATGCTCCTGGAACGGGCGCTGAAGTTCAGCGGCGACGAGGATCTGGTACATTTCGAGGAGAGCCAGGGCGTGTACATGGAGCAGTTCGCAAAGCATTCCATGCACAACGTAAGGCCCTATGACGGGATTCCGGAGCTTTTAAAAGGGTTAAAGGATCGCGGGATCAAAATTGCAGTATTGTCCAACAAGCCTCATAAGCAGACGGTAGAGAATATTGATACAGTTTTTGGCAAAGGTTATTTTGATTTTGTGGCCGGGGAGCGGCCGGATATCCCGAGAAAACCGGACCCGGCGGGCGTGCATCAGATCCTTGAGGAGTTTGGAGCCAAGCCGGAGGAATGCCTGTACTTCGGAGACACCAACACCGACATGAAGACCGGTCTTGGCGCAGGCGTGACCACGGTCGGCGTGACCTGGGGCTTCCGGGACCGGGAGGAACTGGAGAGCTATCATCCGCAGTATGTGATCGATGAGGCGAGGGAAGTATTTGAAAAGATAATCTAAATTGATTTTATGTATTTCAAGAAAAAAGAGGGGAGTCGGACAGACATTTAAAGAATGTTTGTCCGGCTCTGCTTTTTGGGTCAGTCATAGAGAATAGAAGGAAAAAAGCGTTGTTTTGCGCTGCATGATAGATGTACGAAAAGATTAAATAACTTTGATATGGTTTGATGCAGATATCCAGATTATTTATGGTATAACCGGTCTTTTCGTAGGCAGTAGGAAAATACTCCAGTGACTTTAACGCTTTTTTGATTTTGTTTGAAAAATTGTCTACATAGACATGATACTTAAAAGTAGTCAGAATGTAGTGATGGTTTTCATTAATGTCCAGAAGGGCATTTTTAGATATGAGAACCATGTATTTTTTTGGATTGTTCATAAATATTATATATTGTCAATCTCCTTCCATGCTTCTTCGATGGTATAAACCTCGCCACGTTGTATACTTCTGAAGCCTTTTTCCAGCTCTTCACACAAAGAAAGGGCTTCGTCACGTTCCCAGCCTTTTTATTGATTTGAAAGACGGAAATCTTCTTATAAGCCCTCATAAGTGTTTAAGGCACCATGAGAAAATGGCATAAAATCAAGGTTTTCCGCATATCGTCATGTATCTTGCTGTATCTCCGTACCAGGTGGTTTTGTAAGACCGGGCACCATTTGGGCACCTAGAACCTGTGTAGGATATTGTTTGAAAATCTCTTCCTTTCCATTCCGTTCCCATTTTTCAGAATGATTTTTAGATTAGCAAGCATAGGAAGAGGGTACCCTTTTCCTAAATTCTTTTTGCTGGGAAGTATCCCAAACCCTGCTTGTGTTTTCGCAAATGGTTATCCACTGTGAGACTTATCAAGAGAAGAGGAAAAGCAGAGGGGAATGTGGTGCGATAGAAGCCATAAAGCAATGCTCATGTGCGGTAAAGTAACACACAAGAATTTTATAGACAGCAACCCCTAGTCCCTAATTTGAGAGACCAGCTATAAAAAGTTGTATCCATATGGTAAAATAAAAACAAAAACATCAAGGTGGTAAACGCTTATGGAAATTCATGAAAAGCTGCAAGAACTTAGGAAACAAAAAAAATTAACACAAGAAGAACTTTCTGAAATACTGTTTGTTTCACGAACAGCCATTTCAAAATGGGAATCAGGGCGTGGTTATCCAAGTATTGACTCCTTAAAAGCAATTGCAGAATTTTTCGGGGTAACAATAGATGAACTGTTATCCAATAGAGAACTGATTTGTATTGCAGAAAAAGATAGTCACGAAAAAACACAGCATATGCGTGATTTAGTATTTGGCTTGATTGATTGCTCTGTTGGAATGTTGTTTTTTATCCCTCTTTATGGACAGCAAGGGGGCGAGATAATTCGTCAAGTATCTTTGCTATCGTTACAGGAAACATCATTGTTCATAAAAGCCACATATTTTGCAATCATTTTATTAACAGTTGCTTGTGGCATTGCTACATTAGCTTTGCAAAATTATTCCAGCATTATTTGGATAAAAACAAAGACTGTCTTATCTATGATATTGACTACCATTAGCGTTGTTATCTTTATTGCAAGCCTTCAACCTTATGTAGCCTTTTTTACATTTGTTTTGTTGATTATCAAGGGAGCTTTGCTGCTAAAACGCCCATGACACCAACCGTACCAATGATGTGACGATCAAATTATTACGTTTTTTTCACTCCAAAGTTAAAGTGTGATTAGGCAAGAGCCAAATACATTAATAACAAAGGAGCAAAGAAATGAAAGAAGAAAAGAAAAAAATTCAGAACAATTTTATTGTAGCTGCCGGACTGTTGGTTTTGTTCATTCTCTACACAGTGGCGATTATGTTTGTTGATGTGCAACCAATCGGCCCACAGGGTTCATCTGTCGGTTTTGCGGAAGTCAATCAATATTTTCATACGCTGTTTGGTGTGAATATGCTGCTATATAGTATAACGGACTGGTTGAGCATTGCTGTACTGTTTATCATGTTCGGATTTGCAATGTTAGGTCTTGTGCAACTTATAAAAAGAAAAAGTCTGTTTCGTGTAGATAGCAGTATTTTGGTATTAGGCGGTTTTTATGTGCTTGTATTTTTGGCATATCTCTTTTTTGAGTTTTTTGTTGTAAATTACAGGCCTGTTTTGATTGAAGGTGTTTTGGAATCCTCTTATCCGTCCTCTACAACAATGCTTATGATGTGCATTATGCCTACGGCTATTATGCAATTTCATTACTTGATTTCAAGCAAAAAATTAAGGAATATAGTAAATGCTTTTTGCGGTATCTATGCAAGTTTTATGGTCATTGGGCGGGTTTTATCTGGTGTGCATTGGTTTACTGATATTGTAGGTGGAATATTGCTTAGTGCAACACTTGTTATGTTGTACTATTCCACAAATCAGTTAGTAAATAGTAAAGCCAGCTGAGCAGGTCAACGGTCAAAATGAACGGGCTGCGCTCGCAGTTGACAGCCCCACCTGTCCTTACTGGTAGGCAATCAAGGGGCGACAGCAAGGACTGCTGCCGCCCTCTATATATCATAGAAAAACGTTACGCAGTAGAAGTTGATTAAGTTGCTATCTGCAAGGTTTTGCAGACACAGAACAGGGGGATAAGGGTTTTATACTCATCCCCCTCGCCAGTTACTTTTTGCCTGCCCCCAATGTTTTTTTATGCATTTCCTGCTTTTTTCTAAACTTTCCACTTGATTAATTCCGAAAAACGTTTATAATGTATATTTGTCAACAGAGTTTTTTATATTTATGCATAATATTCATTTTTAATGAATAAATGCAGTATGAGGAGGATTCAATTATGAAGAAGAAATTTTTAGCACTGACCCTGTCAGCATGTATGGTAGCTTCCCTGGCAGCCTGTGGCGGAAGCAAACCGGCGGAGACCACCGCTGCAACTGAGAAAGCAACCGAGGCAACTACCGCAGCAGGCGCTGAGGCAGGAAGCGAAGCAGAGAGCACAGAAGCGGCTGAGGCAGCGGCTGAGATCACCACAGTGGAAGCAGGCAAGCTGACTGTAGCCACCAGCCCGGACTTTGCTCCCTATGAGTTCTACGCGATCGGCGAGGACGGGACTCCGCAGCTGGCAGGTTTTGATATGGCTCTGGCCCAGTATATCGCAGATTATCTGAATCTGGAGCTGGAGGTTGTTACTGTAGATTTCGACGGCGTTCTGACCGAGCTGCAGACCAAGTCTGTGGATCTGGGCATGGCAGGCCTTTCCCCGGACCCGAAGCGTGAGGGGATCATGGACTTCTCCGACATCTATTACATGGGCGGACAGTCTCTGGTGACTGTAAAGGCAAACGCAGACAAATATAAATCTTTTGACGATACCAACAAACCGGAAGTTTCCGTGGGCGCTCAGACCGGTTCTATCCAGCTTGACCTGGCAAACACCAACAGCCCGGATGCAGATATCATTTCCCTGCCGAAGGTGACCGATATCATCTCTGAACTGCTGGCTGGCAAGATGGAAGTAGCTTACATCGAGACCGATGTGGCCAAGAGCTACCAGAAGAATTACCCGGAGCTGGAGATCATCATGGACGTACCGTATGAGCAGGAAGGTTCCTCCATCGGCGTATGCAAGGACAATGCAGGACTGCTGGCAGGCGTCAATGAGGCGATCGCTGCTGCAAAGGCAGACGGCAGCCTGGAGAAATTCATTGCCGACGCCAATGAGCAGGCATCCGGTGAGAAGTATGAAGGTCTGTTAGATGAGCAGGGAAATGTGCAGCAGTAAGACCCTGCGCTGAGTTTCCCTACGAAAGGAGCACCCTATGAGTCAATTCATTCAAATGGACAATTTTTCCAAGATCGCGCCCTACGCCAAGCTGTTCCAGCAGGGCATGATCGTTACGGTGCTGCTTGCGCTGTTCACGGTCCTGATCGGATTCTGTCTGGCGCTGGCGCTGGCGCTGATGCGGATGTCTAACGTCCGCCCGTTCCGCGCCCTTGGCATCGACAAGGACGGACACCTGAGGGAAAAAGGATTCCTGGCGCTGGTCAGCCGTTTTAACCCGCTGTCGTTTCTGGCAACGGCATATGTGGAGATCCTGCGGTCCACGCCTGTGATCGTGCAGGTATTCATCATATATTACGGCGTGTTCAGCATCGTACAGCTTCCGAATTTTCAGATGTTCGGCTTTATCAAGTTCAACCGCTTCTTCCCTGGCGTGGTGGCCCTGGGTATGAACTCCGGCGCGTATCTCTGTGAGATCATCCGCTCCGGTATCCAGTCCATCGACGGCGGGCAGACGGAGGCGGCGCGCTCCCTGGGACTTTCCCAGTGGCAGAACCTGCGCTATATCATTCTGCCGCAGGCGCTGAAGAACATCCTGCCGGCCATTGCCAATGAATTTGTGGTCATTATCAAGGAATCCGCTATCACCTACACCATTGGTGTGCAGGACATCATGTCTGCGGTGAATGCGGTCAAGGGTGCAACTTTCGTTATCATTGAACCTTTGCTGGTGGCAACGGCGATCTATTTCTGCCTGTGCTTCCCGACTTCCAAGATCATCGCATATTTTGAGAGGAGGATGAGCCGTGGCGACAAACGATAGCATGATCCAGGTAAGGGATCTTAAAAAGCATTATAAGTCAGGTACCATCAAGGCTTTGGACGGTGTGACCGTGGATATCAACAAAGGGGATGTGATGGCGGTCATCGGGCCGTCCGGTTCCGGCAAGTCCACGTTCCTGCGCAGCTTAAACCTGTTGGAGGAGCCTACGGGAGGCGCTATTATTTTCAACGGTGTGGACATCACGAAAATGAAATACACCGATGAAAACGGGCGCGTTGTGAAGGTGGATATCGACAGCCTGCGCCAGAAGATGGGCATGGTGTTCCAGCACTTTAACCTGTTCCCCCATATGACGATCCTGGATAATATGACTCTTGCGCCGATCAAGGTAAAGGGCATGGACCGGGCCGCGGCGGAGAAAAAAGCCCTGGAGCTTTTGGACCGTGTGGGTCTTAAGGACCGCGCGGGCGCATATCCGATCCAGCTTTCCGGCGGACAGAAGCAGCGTGTTGCGATCGTGCGCGCGCTTGCCATGGAGCCGGAGGTGATGCTGTTTGACGAGCCGACGTCCGCTCTGGATCCGGAGATGGTCGGCGAGGTTTTAGATGTTATGAAGGAGCTTGCCTTAGAAGGCATGACCATGGTGGTAGTCACCCACGAGATGGGCTTTGCCCGCGAGGTAGGCAACCGGGTGCTGTTTATGGCGGATGGGATGCTTGTGGAGGAAGGGACTCCCGAGGATATCTTTGACCATCCGAAGAACCCGAGACTGCAGGATTTCCTGGCAAAGGTTCTGTAAGCTGGCGCAAATGACGAAGCCTGAAGATGATTTCAGCCGATATCAAAGGGGACAAAAGACTTTTTGCCCCCAACATTATAAAATATGCAGGAGCGGAACTTGTTTTCCGGTCCTGCATTGTAATATCTGCCCGGTTTGTTATGGGTTGGAGGGCGGAGCGATGCCGGTGACGGACATTCACCGGCAAGAAGCAGAAAAGGAGGAAGGTAAGATATGAAACAGGAAAAACAGCGTGCGGTGGAGGCCATTAACGCGAAGGCCGGATTGATCCATGATGTGGCGGACCAGGTGTGGGACTTTGCGGAGCTTTCCCTTCAGGAAGAGAAATCTGCGGCACTGTATTGTGAGGTTCTGGAAAAAGAGGGATTTACGGTGGAGCGCGGGATCTGCAATATTGACACCGCATTTTCGGGAAGCTTCGGAAGCGGACGCCCGGTGATCGGCATTCTGGCGGAGTATGACGCGCTGTCAGGGCTGTCTCAGGAGGGCGGCCTCCTGGAACAGAAGGAGCGTGTTGCGGGCGGCTGCGGTCATGGCTGCGGTCACAATCTGCTGGGAGCAGGCGCATTTGCGGCGGCGCTTGGTATCAAGGCGTATCTGGAGGAGACCGGGCGGCAGGGGACCGTGGTGCTGTACGGATGTCCGGGAGAGGAAGGCGGAGCAGCCAAGGCATTTATGGCAAGAGAAGGCTTATGGAAGGGTCTGGATGCCGCACTGACCTGGCATCCGGAGGATGTAAATGAGGTGGCCACCGGTTCCACAAATTCTTGTATCCAGGTGCAGTATAAGTTTTCCGGGATTGCCTCCCATGCGGCGGGGGCGCCGGAGAAGGGGCGCAGCGCGCTGGATGCGGTGGAGCTGATGAATATCGGCGTGCAGTTCCTGCGGGAGCATATGAGCGATAAGGCCAGGGTCCACTATGCTATCACCGATGCGGGCGGGCGCAGCGCAAACGTGGTGCAGCCAAGGGCCAGCGTGCTCTATATGGTCCGTTCCAACCATGTGGCGGAGGCGGTGGAGCTTCAGGCACGGGTAGACCGGATCGCGGAGGGCGCGGCGCTGATGACCGACACCACTTTTGAGCGGCAGTTTATCGACGGCCTGTCGGATACGGTCAGCAACTTTGCCCTGGAGCAGATCCTGTATGACAATTATAAAGAGCTGGGCGTCCCGTCCTACACGGAGGCGGAGCATACATACGCGGATCAGCTGGCGGCAACCTATGCGGGCAGCGACAAGGTCCCGGGGGTTGCGGCTGCCAACGATGATAAGCTGCGGGATGAAGTCATCCGGATGCGTGAGGAAAATGGACATGCGATGAATGCGTTTCTGGCTCCGCTGTATCAGGGAGAGGCATTTACGGCTGGTTCCACGGATGTGGGCGATGTGAGCTGGCAGACGCCGACAGCGCAGATCCATGTGGCGGCATGGCCCAACGGCTGTCCGGGACACAGCTGGCAGAATGTTTCCTGCGACCGCACGGACATCGGTCACAAGGCGGCTGTCCATGCAGGTAAGGTGCTGGCGGCGGCGGCGATCGACCTGATCGACCAGCCGGAGCTGCTTTTAAAGGCGCGTGCGGAGTTTGATAAACGGACGGCGGCAGGGTATGTCTGCCCGATCCCGGCGGATGCGGTGCCGGTGGTCCCGGATTGATTTTCTTGAATTCAGAATATTCGGGAATTTAAGGAATTTATAAAATTTAGAAAGATTTTAGGAGGGCGAGGGTTTAAAAACCTTCGCTCTTGTTGTATACTTAAAGTTAT
This portion of the Clostridium sp. AN503 genome encodes:
- a CDS encoding HAD family hydrolase; translated protein: MIRCCIFDLDGTLLNTLEALNYTVNLVMEHFGYGPVDEAHMKKFVGDGYKMLLERALKFSGDEDLVHFEESQGVYMEQFAKHSMHNVRPYDGIPELLKGLKDRGIKIAVLSNKPHKQTVENIDTVFGKGYFDFVAGERPDIPRKPDPAGVHQILEEFGAKPEECLYFGDTNTDMKTGLGAGVTTVGVTWGFRDREELESYHPQYVIDEAREVFEKII
- a CDS encoding helix-turn-helix transcriptional regulator produces the protein MEIHEKLQELRKQKKLTQEELSEILFVSRTAISKWESGRGYPSIDSLKAIAEFFGVTIDELLSNRELICIAEKDSHEKTQHMRDLVFGLIDCSVGMLFFIPLYGQQGGEIIRQVSLLSLQETSLFIKATYFAIILLTVACGIATLALQNYSSIIWIKTKTVLSMILTTISVVIFIASLQPYVAFFTFVLLIIKGALLLKRP
- a CDS encoding phosphatase PAP2 family protein; translated protein: MKEEKKKIQNNFIVAAGLLVLFILYTVAIMFVDVQPIGPQGSSVGFAEVNQYFHTLFGVNMLLYSITDWLSIAVLFIMFGFAMLGLVQLIKRKSLFRVDSSILVLGGFYVLVFLAYLFFEFFVVNYRPVLIEGVLESSYPSSTTMLMMCIMPTAIMQFHYLISSKKLRNIVNAFCGIYASFMVIGRVLSGVHWFTDIVGGILLSATLVMLYYSTNQLVNSKAS
- a CDS encoding transporter substrate-binding domain-containing protein — encoded protein: MKKKFLALTLSACMVASLAACGGSKPAETTAATEKATEATTAAGAEAGSEAESTEAAEAAAEITTVEAGKLTVATSPDFAPYEFYAIGEDGTPQLAGFDMALAQYIADYLNLELEVVTVDFDGVLTELQTKSVDLGMAGLSPDPKREGIMDFSDIYYMGGQSLVTVKANADKYKSFDDTNKPEVSVGAQTGSIQLDLANTNSPDADIISLPKVTDIISELLAGKMEVAYIETDVAKSYQKNYPELEIIMDVPYEQEGSSIGVCKDNAGLLAGVNEAIAAAKADGSLEKFIADANEQASGEKYEGLLDEQGNVQQ
- a CDS encoding amino acid ABC transporter permease, whose amino-acid sequence is MSQFIQMDNFSKIAPYAKLFQQGMIVTVLLALFTVLIGFCLALALALMRMSNVRPFRALGIDKDGHLREKGFLALVSRFNPLSFLATAYVEILRSTPVIVQVFIIYYGVFSIVQLPNFQMFGFIKFNRFFPGVVALGMNSGAYLCEIIRSGIQSIDGGQTEAARSLGLSQWQNLRYIILPQALKNILPAIANEFVVIIKESAITYTIGVQDIMSAVNAVKGATFVIIEPLLVATAIYFCLCFPTSKIIAYFERRMSRGDKR
- a CDS encoding amino acid ABC transporter ATP-binding protein, which gives rise to MIQVRDLKKHYKSGTIKALDGVTVDINKGDVMAVIGPSGSGKSTFLRSLNLLEEPTGGAIIFNGVDITKMKYTDENGRVVKVDIDSLRQKMGMVFQHFNLFPHMTILDNMTLAPIKVKGMDRAAAEKKALELLDRVGLKDRAGAYPIQLSGGQKQRVAIVRALAMEPEVMLFDEPTSALDPEMVGEVLDVMKELALEGMTMVVVTHEMGFAREVGNRVLFMADGMLVEEGTPEDIFDHPKNPRLQDFLAKVL
- a CDS encoding amidohydrolase, giving the protein MKQEKQRAVEAINAKAGLIHDVADQVWDFAELSLQEEKSAALYCEVLEKEGFTVERGICNIDTAFSGSFGSGRPVIGILAEYDALSGLSQEGGLLEQKERVAGGCGHGCGHNLLGAGAFAAALGIKAYLEETGRQGTVVLYGCPGEEGGAAKAFMAREGLWKGLDAALTWHPEDVNEVATGSTNSCIQVQYKFSGIASHAAGAPEKGRSALDAVELMNIGVQFLREHMSDKARVHYAITDAGGRSANVVQPRASVLYMVRSNHVAEAVELQARVDRIAEGAALMTDTTFERQFIDGLSDTVSNFALEQILYDNYKELGVPSYTEAEHTYADQLAATYAGSDKVPGVAAANDDKLRDEVIRMREENGHAMNAFLAPLYQGEAFTAGSTDVGDVSWQTPTAQIHVAAWPNGCPGHSWQNVSCDRTDIGHKAAVHAGKVLAAAAIDLIDQPELLLKARAEFDKRTAAGYVCPIPADAVPVVPD